One Streptomyces sp. NBC_00223 genomic window carries:
- a CDS encoding AMP-binding protein encodes MPSRTLYDWFSQAAERYPGEVALEVADTALTFDELLELSDRIAARLLAAHGGRPEAVGLLAVRSVAAFAGYLAALRLRTPVVPLNPSFPANRNVMIARAAGVAAVLVGAEAGEAYARNYPPGVTTVLRLDDDALVGEISGAARPALPPYTSAVDEVAYIVFTSGSTGVPKGVPITHRNVDRYIDSQIERYEPGPGSRFSQTFELTFDPSIFDMFVCWGSGATLVVPTAADLLSPADYARDQGLTHWFSAPSTILVAHQSDELPPNSLPEIRWSRFSGEALTLRQARLWRAAAPGSVIENVYGPTELTMTCSGYRLPADAGEWPATANDTVPIGTVYPYLESVILDPDGRPAEDGELCVRGVQRFAGYLDPSSNAGRFMEYDGIRPAAVYRGGTPLTEEHWYRTGDRVVLLGQDILHLGRLDAQIKLRGFRVELGEVETVLNRHPAVVESAAVVITSDDVSDLAVAYAGTCTHPRELIAFIRESLPLFMVPRTFLHLDRLPLNINGKVDKHRITADIQERLLAGPAS; translated from the coding sequence TTGCCGTCCAGAACGCTGTACGACTGGTTTTCCCAGGCCGCCGAACGGTACCCCGGGGAGGTCGCGCTCGAGGTCGCGGACACCGCCCTCACCTTCGACGAACTCCTGGAGCTGAGCGACCGGATCGCCGCCCGGCTGCTGGCCGCGCACGGCGGACGCCCGGAGGCGGTGGGCCTGCTCGCCGTCCGCAGCGTCGCCGCGTTCGCGGGCTACCTGGCAGCGCTGCGGTTGCGTACTCCCGTGGTCCCGCTCAACCCGTCCTTCCCGGCGAACCGCAACGTCATGATTGCCCGGGCGGCAGGCGTGGCGGCGGTGCTGGTCGGCGCAGAGGCGGGCGAGGCGTACGCCCGGAACTACCCGCCCGGCGTGACGACCGTGCTGCGGCTCGACGACGACGCACTCGTCGGGGAGATCAGCGGAGCCGCCCGGCCCGCCCTGCCCCCCTACACCTCCGCGGTCGACGAGGTCGCGTACATCGTCTTCACCTCCGGTTCCACCGGCGTCCCCAAGGGCGTGCCGATCACCCACCGCAACGTCGACCGCTACATCGACAGCCAGATCGAACGTTACGAGCCGGGGCCGGGCAGCCGCTTCTCGCAGACCTTCGAGCTGACCTTCGACCCGTCGATCTTCGACATGTTCGTCTGCTGGGGGTCCGGCGCCACCCTGGTGGTGCCCACCGCGGCGGACCTGCTCTCCCCGGCGGACTACGCACGCGACCAGGGCCTCACCCATTGGTTCTCGGCGCCCTCGACCATCCTGGTCGCCCACCAGTCGGACGAACTGCCGCCGAACAGCCTGCCCGAGATCCGCTGGAGCCGGTTCAGCGGCGAGGCCCTGACCCTTCGGCAGGCCCGGCTGTGGCGTGCCGCCGCGCCCGGCTCGGTCATCGAGAACGTGTACGGGCCCACCGAGCTGACCATGACCTGCAGCGGCTACCGGTTGCCCGCCGATGCCGGCGAGTGGCCGGCCACCGCCAATGACACCGTCCCGATCGGCACGGTCTACCCGTATCTGGAGTCGGTGATCCTCGACCCCGACGGCAGACCGGCCGAGGACGGCGAGCTGTGCGTGCGCGGTGTGCAGCGCTTCGCCGGCTACCTCGACCCGAGCAGCAACGCCGGGCGCTTCATGGAGTACGACGGCATCCGCCCGGCCGCCGTCTACCGCGGCGGGACCCCGCTCACCGAAGAGCACTGGTACCGCACCGGCGACCGGGTCGTCCTGCTCGGCCAGGACATCCTTCACCTCGGCCGCCTCGACGCCCAGATCAAATTGCGCGGCTTCCGGGTCGAACTCGGCGAGGTGGAGACCGTCCTCAACCGGCACCCGGCGGTGGTCGAGTCCGCGGCGGTCGTCATCACCAGCGACGACGTGTCCGACCTCGCTGTCGCCTACGCCGGTACCTGCACCCACCCCCGCGAACTGATCGCTTTCATCCGGGAGTCGCTGCCCCTGTTCATGGTGCCACGCACCTTCCTGCACCTGGACCGGTTGCCGCTGAACATCAACGGCAAGGTCGACAAGCACCGCATCACGGCGGACATCCAGGAACGGCTGCTCGCCGGCCCGGCGAGCTGA
- a CDS encoding thioesterase II family protein, giving the protein MQLETGGATGGLVVETPFFWRARRRDCAYRLICFPHAGAGAGAFADWAAMLPPSVELVAVQLPGRQNRITEAPPQDATRLVAILVQALRPVLNGPFAFFGHSGGAILAFELAKALHARGAARAAHLFLSGQAAPGAAGGAPQLAGLPEERFAAELSALGGFAPEIASDPAVMRDLLVTLRADFRLWESHPLEPGPVLDVPITALGGCDDPRVPVTAVEAWRERTTGPFRSRFLPGGHFYFLDHWAELAGLVGTTLTETP; this is encoded by the coding sequence ATGCAGCTGGAGACCGGTGGCGCGACCGGTGGCCTGGTCGTGGAGACGCCCTTCTTCTGGCGCGCCCGGCGACGGGACTGCGCGTACCGGTTGATCTGTTTCCCGCACGCCGGGGCCGGGGCCGGGGCGTTCGCCGACTGGGCCGCGATGCTGCCCCCGTCGGTCGAACTGGTGGCGGTCCAGCTGCCGGGTCGGCAGAACCGGATCACCGAAGCGCCGCCCCAGGACGCGACCCGGCTGGTGGCGATCCTCGTCCAGGCGCTGCGCCCGGTGCTGAACGGGCCGTTCGCCTTCTTCGGGCACTCGGGCGGCGCGATCCTCGCGTTCGAGCTGGCGAAGGCGCTGCACGCCCGGGGCGCCGCCCGGGCGGCCCACCTGTTCCTGTCCGGGCAGGCCGCGCCGGGTGCGGCAGGCGGGGCGCCGCAGCTGGCCGGTCTGCCCGAGGAACGGTTCGCTGCGGAGCTGTCCGCGCTCGGCGGTTTCGCTCCGGAGATCGCCTCCGACCCCGCCGTGATGCGGGACCTGCTGGTCACCCTGCGGGCGGACTTCCGGCTCTGGGAGAGCCATCCGCTGGAGCCCGGCCCGGTGCTGGACGTGCCGATCACCGCGCTGGGCGGCTGCGACGATCCGCGGGTGCCGGTGACGGCGGTCGAGGCGTGGCGTGAGCGGACCACCGGGCCATTCCGTTCGCGGTTCCTCCCGGGCGGCCACTTCTATTTCCTCGACCACTGGGCGGAACTCGCCGGACTCGTCGGCACCACCCTGACCGAGACCCCCTGA
- a CDS encoding SDR family NAD(P)-dependent oxidoreductase yields the protein MTGPGPLGGAGLDRITEAVLGVAGVEDAAAAVRSTVRVAVPPRPAAPAAAAAAAPVPPDAPAAELDGGPLLPGPDDPATLQEALRRAAELAPDRGTVYIRQGVPDELQTYPRLLADAQRVLGGLRGAGLLPGDAALFQFADNRSYLTAFWACVLGGFVPTPVAVATTYRVPNDTNRRLGNVWRLLDRPVLLTDGATAPGLAGVRELWDEPDVRILVADELLAHPQDTDWYPADGDSPVLNLLTSGSTGVPKCVRHTHASVTARSLAYARSSGLGEDEVSLLWMPLDHVTVVHCNVRDVFLRCLHVNATVGHFLADPLLWLEWADRYRATNTWAPNFAFAMVNDQLDRQPGRSDPWDLSALRTVLNGGEPVVAATSHRFLDLLARNGLPADAMVPVWGMAETCSGVTYGRQSRQDRTAGVVCADPDSLGGPVRPLAAADPRAVAMSTVGRPIPGVQARIVDEAGTVLREGEIGELQLRGATMMSGYHANPAANAEAFTADGWFRTGDLGFVLGGELVIAGRRKDQIVVRGVNYLAHEIESVVERVDGVRVTFSAAVGVREPGTGSDRLAVLFVPSGWEPDTLARTVDAIRAAVVREIGPALDLVVPLTEAEFAKTSSGKVQRSALGAKLQTGALARRVADGAVRGPADVRPATRVWTPLDGPAPVTPGGVLLVIAEETDLAALLPGGRVVAVHQGDSLSRTGPGRYLADTRDRQQLTSLIQEVTRRHGKIGTVVLARPLSAPGSPGDRLDTATAGFRALLGALADHPAGLLILTRGAVHAVPGDRVDLGVCAVPALVRTAAAEQPGRLVRQADLPADAAAWREALRAELADRSTRGVVAVRDGARLRPVLRPVELPEPDRAPVTAGGLYLVTGGLGGLAHDLAGYLLAGYGLRLLLVGRSPATGTRAERLAELRALGEVHYEQADVADAAALAAAVARAEEQWGRPLDGVLHLAGEDPTGHWERPERHTLAEESEEAFARHYRAKVAGTTAVAELLEHRPHAALLLFGSVNGEFGGAYFGAYAAANGFLAGFADHWRHERGRAVHCLSWSMWTGIGMNRDQSTAPAASRGFTALRPEDGLRLFLAAVASPEHHLLLGLDLAHPAVRAEVDPASLHAEELVVGWTGRGVDAGAVERAVADAAPACRIPLRPVELERLPLRPDGTADTDALLQYALPGRRPRPFVPPRSPLEERLAALWAEVLARPRVGRDDSFFDLGGSSLLATRLLARVDEQFGARLAVHDLYEGPTVAAMAEAVARGTVS from the coding sequence GTGACCGGGCCCGGGCCGCTCGGCGGGGCCGGACTGGACCGGATCACCGAGGCGGTGCTGGGCGTCGCAGGCGTCGAGGACGCGGCGGCTGCCGTCCGCAGCACGGTGCGCGTCGCGGTCCCGCCGCGACCCGCAGCCCCGGCGGCCGCCGCAGCCGCAGCCCCCGTGCCGCCGGACGCCCCGGCCGCCGAACTCGACGGAGGCCCGCTGCTCCCCGGCCCCGACGACCCGGCCACCCTTCAGGAAGCGCTCCGCCGCGCCGCCGAACTCGCCCCCGACCGGGGCACGGTGTACATCCGCCAGGGCGTACCCGACGAACTCCAGACGTACCCGCGCCTGCTCGCCGACGCCCAGCGGGTGCTGGGCGGGCTGCGCGGGGCCGGACTTCTCCCCGGCGATGCGGCGCTGTTCCAGTTCGCCGACAACCGGTCGTACCTCACTGCCTTCTGGGCCTGCGTGCTGGGCGGGTTCGTGCCCACTCCGGTGGCCGTCGCCACCACGTACCGCGTCCCGAACGACACCAACCGCCGCCTGGGCAATGTGTGGCGGCTGCTGGACCGCCCCGTCCTGCTCACCGACGGCGCCACTGCTCCCGGCCTGGCCGGTGTGCGCGAGCTGTGGGACGAGCCGGACGTGCGCATCCTGGTGGCCGACGAACTGCTGGCCCATCCGCAGGACACCGACTGGTATCCGGCGGACGGCGACTCGCCGGTGCTCAACCTGCTGACCTCGGGCAGCACCGGGGTGCCCAAGTGCGTGCGGCACACCCACGCGAGCGTGACCGCCCGGTCCCTGGCCTACGCCCGCTCCAGCGGTCTCGGCGAGGACGAGGTGAGCCTGCTGTGGATGCCGCTCGACCACGTCACGGTCGTCCACTGCAACGTCCGCGACGTGTTCCTGCGCTGCCTCCACGTCAACGCCACGGTCGGGCACTTCCTCGCCGACCCCCTGCTGTGGCTGGAATGGGCCGACCGCTACCGGGCGACCAACACCTGGGCCCCCAACTTCGCCTTCGCCATGGTCAACGACCAACTGGACCGGCAGCCCGGCCGGTCCGACCCCTGGGACCTGTCGGCGCTGCGCACCGTCCTCAACGGCGGCGAGCCCGTGGTCGCTGCGACCAGCCATCGCTTCCTCGATCTGCTGGCCCGCAACGGGCTGCCCGCCGACGCCATGGTCCCGGTCTGGGGCATGGCCGAGACCTGCTCCGGAGTCACCTACGGCCGCCAGAGCCGTCAGGACCGGACGGCGGGTGTGGTCTGTGCCGATCCGGACTCGCTCGGCGGGCCGGTGCGCCCCCTCGCCGCCGCTGACCCGCGGGCAGTCGCGATGTCCACGGTCGGGCGTCCGATCCCCGGGGTGCAGGCCCGGATCGTCGACGAGGCCGGCACGGTGCTCCGCGAGGGCGAGATCGGCGAACTCCAGTTGCGCGGCGCCACCATGATGAGCGGCTACCACGCCAACCCGGCGGCGAACGCGGAGGCATTCACCGCCGACGGCTGGTTCCGCACCGGCGACCTCGGCTTCGTGCTCGGCGGCGAACTTGTGATCGCCGGCCGGCGCAAGGACCAGATCGTCGTACGCGGCGTCAATTACCTGGCCCACGAGATCGAGAGCGTCGTCGAACGGGTCGACGGGGTGCGGGTCACCTTCAGCGCGGCCGTCGGTGTGCGCGAGCCCGGCACCGGATCGGACCGGCTCGCGGTGCTGTTCGTTCCGTCCGGCTGGGAGCCGGACACGCTGGCCCGTACCGTGGACGCGATCCGTGCGGCGGTCGTCCGGGAGATCGGACCGGCCCTCGACCTGGTGGTGCCGCTCACCGAGGCGGAGTTCGCGAAGACCAGCAGCGGCAAGGTGCAGCGCTCGGCCCTCGGCGCCAAACTGCAGACCGGGGCGTTGGCGCGCCGGGTGGCCGATGGTGCGGTCCGGGGCCCCGCGGACGTCCGGCCCGCCACCCGGGTGTGGACGCCGCTGGACGGACCGGCCCCCGTCACCCCCGGCGGCGTGCTGCTGGTCATCGCAGAGGAGACGGACCTGGCTGCGCTGCTGCCCGGCGGCCGGGTCGTCGCCGTGCACCAGGGCGACAGCCTGTCGCGGACCGGCCCGGGCCGGTACCTGGCCGACACCCGTGACCGGCAGCAACTCACGTCTCTGATACAAGAGGTGACGAGACGTCATGGCAAGATCGGCACGGTGGTGCTGGCCCGTCCGCTGTCGGCGCCGGGCAGTCCCGGTGACCGGCTGGACACCGCCACCGCCGGGTTCCGCGCCCTGCTCGGCGCGCTTGCCGACCACCCCGCCGGGTTGCTGATCCTCACCCGGGGCGCGGTCCACGCCGTCCCGGGCGACCGGGTCGATCTGGGGGTGTGTGCCGTGCCGGCCCTGGTGCGCACCGCCGCCGCCGAACAGCCCGGGCGACTGGTCCGCCAGGCCGACCTGCCGGCCGACGCGGCAGCATGGCGGGAAGCACTGCGGGCCGAACTCGCCGACCGGTCCACCCGCGGTGTGGTGGCCGTCCGCGACGGCGCGCGGCTGCGGCCCGTGCTCCGGCCGGTGGAACTCCCGGAGCCCGACCGCGCACCCGTGACGGCCGGCGGCCTGTACCTGGTCACGGGCGGCCTCGGCGGTCTCGCGCACGACCTCGCCGGCTACCTGCTGGCCGGCTACGGACTGCGGCTGCTGCTGGTGGGCCGATCGCCCGCGACCGGCACGCGCGCCGAGCGGCTGGCCGAACTGCGGGCCCTCGGTGAGGTGCACTACGAACAGGCCGACGTGGCCGACGCCGCCGCGCTCGCCGCGGCGGTCGCCCGCGCCGAGGAGCAGTGGGGACGTCCGCTGGACGGAGTGCTGCACCTGGCCGGCGAGGACCCGACGGGGCACTGGGAACGCCCCGAACGGCACACGCTGGCCGAGGAGTCCGAGGAGGCGTTCGCCCGGCACTACCGGGCCAAGGTGGCGGGTACCACCGCGGTGGCGGAGCTGCTGGAGCACCGGCCGCACGCCGCGCTGCTGCTCTTCGGATCGGTGAACGGGGAGTTCGGCGGGGCCTACTTCGGCGCCTACGCCGCCGCGAACGGCTTTCTCGCCGGGTTCGCCGACCACTGGCGGCACGAGCGCGGGCGCGCGGTGCACTGTCTGTCCTGGAGCATGTGGACCGGCATCGGGATGAACCGAGACCAGTCGACCGCGCCCGCCGCGAGCCGGGGCTTCACTGCCCTGCGGCCCGAGGACGGTCTGCGGCTGTTCCTCGCCGCCGTGGCCTCTCCCGAGCACCACCTGCTGCTCGGCCTCGACCTGGCGCACCCCGCAGTGCGCGCCGAGGTCGACCCGGCCAGCCTGCACGCCGAGGAACTCGTTGTCGGCTGGACCGGCCGCGGGGTCGACGCCGGCGCTGTGGAACGCGCCGTCGCGGACGCCGCCCCGGCATGCCGGATCCCGCTGCGGCCCGTTGAACTGGAACGGCTTCCCCTCCGCCCCGACGGGACGGCCGACACCGACGCGCTGCTGCAGTACGCCCTGCCCGGCCGCCGGCCGAGGCCGTTCGTCCCGCCGAGGTCCCCGCTCGAGGAACGGCTCGCCGCTCTGTGGGCCGAGGTGCTCGCCCGGCCGAGGGTCGGCCGTGACGACTCCTTCTTCGACCTCGGCGGGAGCTCCCTGCTGGCGACCCGGCTGCTCGCCCGGGTCGATGAGCAGTTCGGCGCCCGGCTGGCCGTCCACGACCTCTACGAGGGCCCGACGGTCGCCGCGATGGCGGAGGCGGTGGCCCGCGGCACCGTCTCATGA
- a CDS encoding PqqD family protein yields the protein MHDPRAAALKDLRAVLSDEDIRGAENCARRMCDSLPHQGDLRRNLILVAYGGGKDSSYTLAFARTVQLLTLERAGTTFRLRVATNRHSGMPRAVMENIDRTYTALRLHDDPDAELLLIDGRTVRPFAMDTPLPPEVVRRNRTDVLMTGHRTAGDGRSTFCNACNLSMMNSFGVAAGHGEGVDLIITGDSPQEQRDYYLWVSRIARRFHLQPPVADRGGVKGFLSSLDGIAGNYFQDIHGEDADVEGHRVASEVPRSVAFFSIFDHTDYASGRHWPLLTDLIGFNFDDLAFSFTESDCANPALMAHMRALKCERRYGRSYAEGILEYLGFALDLMRKKEFPDHLIDLMRRRYTGEDAVRRMRAAMDAYALDAYALTAEHLVAVTYAPFAEKGANLAGYLTAEQPDMADALDDLHALLAGDDAHPGLAHRLETVSGLTLAQLRTLYGKPLRLPVTTAAEGVMIDAILDGDPHKAVIPTRHTPNGPVVPELLSGR from the coding sequence ATGCATGACCCGCGTGCCGCAGCGCTGAAGGACCTACGGGCGGTGCTGTCCGACGAGGACATCCGCGGTGCCGAGAACTGTGCCCGGCGGATGTGCGACAGCCTGCCGCACCAAGGTGACCTGCGCCGCAACCTCATCCTGGTGGCCTACGGCGGCGGCAAGGACAGCTCCTACACGCTGGCCTTCGCCCGCACCGTCCAACTCCTCACCCTGGAACGGGCCGGCACCACCTTCCGCCTGCGGGTCGCGACCAATCGGCATTCCGGGATGCCGCGCGCCGTCATGGAGAACATCGATCGCACCTACACCGCGCTGCGCCTGCACGACGACCCCGACGCCGAGCTGCTGCTCATCGACGGCCGGACGGTCCGCCCCTTCGCCATGGACACGCCGCTCCCGCCCGAGGTCGTCCGCCGCAACCGCACCGACGTCCTGATGACCGGTCACCGTACCGCCGGTGACGGCCGCAGCACCTTCTGCAACGCCTGCAACCTCAGCATGATGAATTCCTTCGGTGTCGCCGCCGGCCATGGCGAGGGCGTGGACCTGATCATCACCGGGGACTCCCCGCAGGAACAGCGCGACTACTACCTCTGGGTCTCCCGCATCGCCCGGCGCTTCCACCTGCAGCCGCCCGTCGCCGACCGAGGGGGTGTCAAGGGTTTCCTGTCCTCCCTCGACGGCATCGCCGGCAACTACTTCCAGGACATCCACGGCGAGGACGCCGACGTCGAAGGACACCGGGTCGCCTCCGAGGTACCACGCTCCGTCGCCTTCTTCTCGATCTTCGACCACACCGACTACGCTTCCGGCCGGCACTGGCCCCTGCTCACCGATCTGATCGGCTTCAACTTCGACGACCTCGCTTTCAGCTTCACCGAGTCCGATTGCGCCAACCCGGCGCTGATGGCCCACATGCGAGCCCTCAAGTGCGAGCGTCGTTACGGGCGCAGCTACGCGGAGGGCATCCTCGAGTACCTCGGCTTCGCCCTCGACCTCATGCGCAAGAAGGAGTTCCCCGACCACCTGATCGACCTGATGCGCCGCCGCTACACCGGCGAGGACGCCGTGCGGCGGATGCGCGCCGCGATGGACGCCTACGCCCTCGATGCCTACGCTCTGACCGCAGAACACCTCGTTGCCGTCACCTACGCCCCGTTCGCCGAGAAGGGGGCGAACCTCGCCGGCTACCTCACCGCGGAGCAGCCCGACATGGCGGACGCCCTCGACGACCTGCACGCCCTGCTCGCCGGCGACGACGCCCATCCGGGCCTCGCCCACCGGCTGGAGACCGTCAGTGGCCTGACCCTTGCCCAGCTCCGCACTCTCTACGGCAAGCCCCTGCGCCTGCCCGTCACCACTGCCGCCGAAGGCGTCATGATCGACGCCATCCTCGACGGCGACCCCCACAAGGCCGTCATCCCCACCCGTCACACCCCGAACGGCCCTGTCGTCCCCGAACTCCTCTCCGGCCGCTGA
- a CDS encoding WD40 repeat domain-containing protein: MGENCTSLTRWDVGTGGLLWRVRDSFPPLNSLTTAVLPDGRVILAGGEFMDFLRWDAGTGDLLSTYEYGGSVWAAASGRLSTGESLLVGGGDLCDVLRWDAVTGTALPALEGHDDIVRAVAVLPAHGDSAVIVSGDAMGVIRRWDAVSGLPVGDPVDAHDDIVYSLKSVRLPDGRTVLVSADRLGVMRRWDTETWEQIGPQVELGEENISSLDTAVFDGRARVFTAGADRRVREWDAATGELSADLGQGDKVAALVRPDGTLLVASADLTDIVITTVTARNAAR, translated from the coding sequence ATGGGGGAGAACTGCACCTCGCTCACCCGGTGGGACGTTGGGACCGGTGGTCTGCTCTGGCGGGTGCGCGACTCGTTCCCGCCCTTGAATTCTTTGACGACGGCTGTGCTGCCCGACGGGCGGGTCATCCTGGCGGGTGGGGAGTTCATGGATTTCCTGCGGTGGGACGCCGGCACCGGAGATCTGCTGTCGACGTACGAGTACGGCGGCAGCGTCTGGGCCGCTGCCTCGGGTCGGCTGTCCACGGGCGAGAGCCTGCTGGTCGGCGGCGGTGATCTGTGTGATGTGCTGCGCTGGGACGCCGTCACCGGTACGGCGTTGCCGGCCCTGGAGGGCCACGACGACATCGTGCGCGCGGTGGCTGTTCTGCCGGCGCACGGGGATTCCGCGGTGATCGTGTCGGGCGACGCGATGGGGGTGATCCGTCGCTGGGACGCTGTGTCCGGACTGCCTGTCGGAGATCCGGTGGACGCGCACGACGACATCGTCTACTCCCTGAAGTCCGTACGGCTGCCGGACGGCAGGACCGTCCTGGTGTCCGCCGACCGTCTCGGTGTGATGCGGCGCTGGGACACGGAGACGTGGGAGCAGATCGGTCCGCAGGTCGAACTCGGCGAGGAGAACATCTCGTCCCTCGACACGGCGGTTTTCGACGGGCGCGCGCGAGTGTTCACCGCCGGCGCGGACCGCCGGGTCCGGGAATGGGACGCCGCCACCGGCGAGCTCTCAGCAGATCTGGGACAGGGCGACAAGGTGGCCGCACTGGTACGACCCGATGGGACGCTTCTCGTTGCTTCCGCAGACCTCACCGACATCGTCATCACCACGGTCACGGCTCGGAACGCGGCCCGCTGA
- a CDS encoding thioesterase II family protein, with protein sequence MFRNLRRGAAADGPPATGFTCFFLHHAGGSSAAFTHFADLFPAHWRLLAADLPGRGVSAGRPLCRSTDEVVDALLPAFLEQARGPFAVFGHSMGGLVGYELVRALEHHRRPPAWLGVSAMVAPRQVTSRFAGRRDLWSQDRLISFVKDLGGTPAEMLDDPDILEYLVEILREDLAVVDTYVFREGPPLDTPLSVFHGLADLTTKDQTIADWRPYAAGPSDIHAYPGGHFYLFDQPEEVAGRITTDIGRALARGAR encoded by the coding sequence ATGTTCAGGAACCTCAGGAGGGGGGCGGCCGCCGACGGGCCGCCCGCGACCGGATTCACCTGTTTCTTCCTCCACCACGCGGGAGGCTCCTCGGCGGCCTTCACCCACTTCGCCGACCTTTTCCCGGCCCACTGGCGGCTGCTTGCCGCCGATCTACCCGGGCGTGGGGTGTCCGCCGGACGACCTCTGTGCCGCAGCACCGACGAGGTGGTGGACGCGCTGCTGCCGGCCTTCCTCGAACAGGCCCGGGGGCCGTTCGCGGTGTTCGGGCACAGCATGGGCGGCCTGGTCGGCTACGAGCTGGTCCGTGCGCTCGAACACCACCGGCGGCCGCCGGCGTGGCTGGGCGTGTCCGCGATGGTGGCGCCCCGGCAGGTCACCTCGCGATTCGCCGGGCGTCGCGACCTGTGGTCGCAGGACCGGCTGATCTCCTTCGTCAAGGACCTCGGTGGCACGCCCGCGGAGATGCTCGACGATCCCGACATCCTGGAGTACCTGGTGGAGATCCTGCGCGAGGACCTCGCCGTGGTCGATACCTACGTCTTCCGGGAAGGGCCGCCGCTCGACACCCCGCTGTCGGTGTTCCACGGCCTCGCGGACCTCACCACCAAGGACCAGACCATCGCCGACTGGCGGCCCTACGCCGCCGGTCCGTCGGACATCCACGCCTACCCGGGCGGCCACTTCTACCTGTTCGACCAGCCGGAGGAGGTCGCCGGGCGGATCACCACCGACATCGGGCGGGCCCTGGCCCGGGGCGCCAGGTGA